A stretch of Triticum aestivum cultivar Chinese Spring chromosome 1D, IWGSC CS RefSeq v2.1, whole genome shotgun sequence DNA encodes these proteins:
- the LOC123181778 gene encoding mitochondrial zinc maintenance protein 1, mitochondrial: MAAAAEGLAAYRAVLRAARRTFSGDQLMLTESAVEIRRRFEDHRGLAPGSEDAVRALSEAREAADFIANMIVQAKRSPSGSFVVKPEKAHAGATLEIPSEEILSTLK, translated from the exons atggcggcggcggcggaggggctgGCGGCGTACCGGGCGGTGttgcgggcggcgcggcggacgttcTCAGGCGACCAGCTGATGCTGACGGAGTCGGCCGTGGAGATCCGACGCCGCTTTGAGGATCACCGCGGCCTCGCCCCGGGATCGGAGGACGCCGTCCGCGCCCTCTCCGAGGCCCGCGAGGCCGCGGACTTCATCGCCAACATGATCGTCCAGGCTAAGCGCTCACCCTCCGGATCCTTCG TTGTGAAGCCTGAGAAGGCACATGCCGGAGCTACGCTTGAGATTCCTTCCGAGGAGATCCTGTCTACGTTGAAATAG